Genomic segment of Glutamicibacter sp. JL.03c:
ATTCCAACACTTGAGGACGTCACGCCTTCGGTTAGTACCGCTCGCCTTCCGCTGGAGGAAATCGGCCGCTGGGCTGGAGAAATGGTGCTCAGCCATGGTGATGCGCGCAAAATGGTGGTTACTGGCACCACTGTGCTGCGCGAATCGTCGCGATTGCGCGATGGGAATCGGTAGGACCTAGCGTGCGCGATGCCATGGCCAAAAGTTATTGACCTATTCAACTTTGCCTCTTGACTCGTGACTGGGGTCACAATTAGATTGTTTGGGAAGCGCTTTCCAAAAGACTGAAAATCACGGCCAATTGTTGAAGCCTCGCACTCACCGGCCCACTCAAGGAGGAGACCCATGGACCAGCAGGACATCTCAAGAAACAATCGAAAGAAGTTCGGTGCACGCCTGAGCAAGTCCGTAGCCATTGCCGCGGTTGCTGCCCTCGCGTTGACCGGTTGCGGAGGCAGCGGCGGCGCTGAGAGCGCCGACGGGAAGACCGTACTCCGGTTTTCATGGTGGGGTTCCGATTCGCGAGCCCAAGCCACCAACAAGATCATCGAAGCCTTTGAAGCCGAGAACCCGGACATCGACGTACAGGGCGAGTACTCGGACTGGAGCGGGTACTGGGACAAGCTGGCTACCCAGGTTGCCTCCAATGATGCTCCCGATGTCATCCAGATGGACGACAAGTACCTGCGTGAATATGCGGACCGCGGAGCGTTGCTCGATCTGACCGGCGTGGATGTCTCCAAGTTTGAAGAGGTATCCATCCAGAACGGCACCACCGATGACGGCCTGGTCGGAATCACCACGGGCATCAATTCCTTCACGCTGACTGCCAACCCGAAAGTCCTCGAGGAAGCCGGGCTGAAAATTCCCGATGACAAGACCTGGACCTGGGATGACTACCGGAAGATCACCGAAACCGTGAGCGAGAAGCTCGACGGCAAATACGGCGCCGAAGCCCCGAATGAACCTGCAGGCCTGCAGACCTGGCTACGTCAGGACGGCAAGCACCTGACCGGCAGCGACGGCGCCCTCGGGTTCACCGTCGAAGACCTCACCGGGTACTTCCAGCACCACCGGGACCTGCTCAGCGGCGGGTCATACCCTAAGGCTTCGGTGCTGGCAGAAAACCAGAACGCCGGACCAGACCGCTCGATGACCGGCACCGGAACCGCAGCCTTCGGCATGTGGTGGAGCAACCAGCTCGGTGGCCTGTCGGCAGCCGTAGGATCTGATCTGGTTCCATTGCGCTTGCCAAGCAGCACCGGCAAGGCGCAGGACAATGGGCTGTGGTACAAATCTTCGATGATGATGTCCGGCTACGGCCGTACCAAGCACCCGGATGAGGTCAAGAAATTCATTGATTTCATGGTCAATTCGCAAGAGGCCGGCGCGCTGAACAAGATGGACCGCGGGTTGCCCGCCAACCTCGATGTCCGCAAGAGCGTCGTCGCCGACCTTGACTCGATTGAAACCGCCTCGGCAGAATTCGTCACCAGCCTGGAACCGGAGCTGCAAGGAACTGAACCTATTCCGCCCATGGGATTCAGCGCCGTCCAGGACATCCTATACCGCTACGAAATGGAAGTCTTCTTTGACCGCCAGAGCGTGGCAGATGCCGCGCAGAACGCCTTCAAGGAAATCGAAACCGCTGTAGCGCAGTAGTCCATGCAAACTGAGGGACCCAGTTCATTCATTGAACTGGGTCCCTCGAATTTTCTACAGCTACTGAAGATCCAAGGTGGCAAGCACGCTCGGCGCGTTCTCGCGCAGATGCTCGTCGCTGGCATCCAACAGCAATCGCAGCCATGTTTCATGCTGGGATAGTGGAGCCACCAGGCAGGCTGGGCTGATCAGGTCATAGAGCTCATCCGGTGAGCCATAGGCTGCAAACTGTTCCAGATAAGCGAACAGCGACTGCATGACGCGCTCATCGCTGGTGTCACAATCCCATACCTCGGTCATGGCGGCCAGAGCGGTGTTCAGCGACGAGAAGGGGTGCGCCCAGTGGGCCGAGGATAGGTTCAGGATCCGCCCATGGGTACCGGATTCAGCCGGAACAACCACCTGGGAGAGATCAAAGTTTCCATGCTCCAGGCTCAGGGGAACAGAACCCTCATGCAACGTTGCGCAGGCCTTGGTCAGCTCGTCGATATGGGACGCTAGGTGATCGGCGTGGGCCCCGTCGATGTGCAGGGGATGCTCGGGCGGCAGGGATACATGCATCATCAACGCTTGCTCGAACTGTTCTGGCAGGAACTGCGGGTCGACAACGGTGACTCCGGCGTCGAAGAACTGGTCTTCCCGGCCCATTAAGGCCACCTGCAGTGAGCCAAGCGAGGCAAGGGCCAGTTCCCAGTTCTCTACCGAATCCCCGAGATCCGCCATCGTATGTCCGAAGTCGGGGCTGAGCATGTAGCCGGCGCTGCGGTCCACCGCCAGAGGCATCACGAAACGCTCGGGAAGGATCTGGCCGGCTACCACGGTGGTGGCCGCTTCGGCTGCCAGCCCCGGGGCATTGGCGCTGAAGATCAGGTCCGCCGCGTCGGTTTGCACCGTTGCCTGGATCTGGTGCAATTGGGCGGGCCAGAAGTCGGGATCGGCGGTGCGCTGGATGCCGTACGCCTCGCAGGCCGCGTCGATCCATTCGGTGGTCGACTCACGCCAGTTATCGCTATTGAACAAATCTATCCACTGTGCCACGTTCTTATCGTAGTATGTCGATGCAAACGCGTTCAGTTGCTACCGTATGGACTACGGCTAGTAATTTGCTCCTCTTTCGAAGGATTTCGATCGTGAACGCTTATCGACCTGAGTACCGACACCGTGATTACAAAGCCGTCCTCTTCGATCTGGATGGTGTGATTACACCAACGGCACTGCTTCACCGCAGGGCCTGGCATGAACTTTTCTCTTCCTATTTTGACCAATTCCCGGGCGTGGCCGGCTACACCGAGCAGGACTATTTCAACTTGCTCGACGGGCGTCCGCGCTATGACGCGGTGCAAGCCATTCTCGCCTCGCGGGGTCTCGAATTGCCATGGGGAAACGTCCAGGATCCTGCGGGCCAGGACACCATCTGCGCCCTGGGAAATATGAAAAACGATAAGTTCACCGAAGTGCTGCTGCGCGACGGCATCGAACCCTACGCGGGTTCCCTGGCCTACTTGCGCCAGGTCCTCGCAGCAGGGCTGGACGTAGCGGTAGTCTCCTCCTCCCGCAACGCCCGCATGGTGCTTTCTGCCGCGGGTCTGGAGGAGCACTTCCCGCTGGTGATGGGCGGGCATGAAGCCGCCGCCCGCGGCTTGGCCGGCAAGC
This window contains:
- a CDS encoding ABC transporter substrate-binding protein, with amino-acid sequence MDQQDISRNNRKKFGARLSKSVAIAAVAALALTGCGGSGGAESADGKTVLRFSWWGSDSRAQATNKIIEAFEAENPDIDVQGEYSDWSGYWDKLATQVASNDAPDVIQMDDKYLREYADRGALLDLTGVDVSKFEEVSIQNGTTDDGLVGITTGINSFTLTANPKVLEEAGLKIPDDKTWTWDDYRKITETVSEKLDGKYGAEAPNEPAGLQTWLRQDGKHLTGSDGALGFTVEDLTGYFQHHRDLLSGGSYPKASVLAENQNAGPDRSMTGTGTAAFGMWWSNQLGGLSAAVGSDLVPLRLPSSTGKAQDNGLWYKSSMMMSGYGRTKHPDEVKKFIDFMVNSQEAGALNKMDRGLPANLDVRKSVVADLDSIETASAEFVTSLEPELQGTEPIPPMGFSAVQDILYRYEMEVFFDRQSVADAAQNAFKEIETAVAQ